One window of the Natronomonas marina genome contains the following:
- a CDS encoding FAD-dependent oxidoreductase, with the protein MDATETTVAAVREAGEDALAFDLETPGGFEAEPGQFVKITATVDGETESRFYTISSPTTVGTFEFTVGFDPDQAGAFSDYLRELKPGDAVTFSGPFGSNYYEGESRVVVVAGGPGIGPAVAIAERALEDGNEAAVVYRDDAPIHEDRLADIAAAGADVFLLNETEPLTDAVGAALSGAEAEQVFVYGFADFLDDAETAIEAAGGDPDAAKTENFG; encoded by the coding sequence ATGGACGCGACCGAGACGACCGTCGCCGCGGTCCGAGAGGCCGGCGAGGACGCGCTCGCCTTCGACCTCGAGACCCCCGGCGGCTTCGAGGCCGAACCGGGTCAGTTCGTCAAGATTACCGCCACCGTCGACGGCGAGACCGAGAGCCGCTTTTACACCATCTCCTCTCCGACCACCGTCGGCACCTTCGAGTTCACCGTCGGCTTCGACCCCGACCAGGCCGGGGCGTTCAGCGACTACCTCCGGGAGCTCAAGCCCGGCGACGCCGTCACCTTCAGCGGCCCGTTCGGCAGCAACTACTACGAGGGCGAGTCCCGCGTGGTCGTCGTCGCCGGCGGGCCCGGCATCGGCCCCGCCGTCGCCATCGCCGAGCGCGCCCTCGAGGACGGTAACGAGGCTGCCGTCGTCTACCGCGACGACGCGCCGATCCACGAGGACCGCCTGGCGGACATCGCCGCCGCCGGCGCGGACGTGTTCCTCCTGAACGAGACCGAACCCCTGACCGACGCCGTCGGGGCCGCCCTGTCGGGCGCCGAGGCCGAACAGGTCTTCGTCTACGGCTTCGCCGACTTCCTCGATGACGCCGAGACTGCAATCGAGGCCGCCGGCGGCGACCCCGACGCCGCGAAGACGGAGAACTTCGGCTGA
- a CDS encoding MazG nucleotide pyrophosphohydrolase domain-containing protein, which produces MDSQSRVAAFVEDNDIEAPAAYRLLDTVSELGEVAKEVCTSTDYGDDPGSVDVSEDELGDALFALLALCSALDVDAEAALETSLAKYEERLAESGQAGSGE; this is translated from the coding sequence ATGGACTCCCAGTCCCGCGTCGCGGCGTTCGTCGAGGACAACGACATCGAGGCACCGGCGGCGTACCGGTTGCTGGACACCGTCTCGGAACTCGGTGAGGTCGCAAAGGAGGTCTGTACCTCCACCGACTACGGCGACGACCCCGGTTCGGTCGACGTTTCGGAGGACGAACTCGGCGACGCGCTGTTCGCGCTCTTGGCGCTGTGTTCGGCGCTGGACGTCGACGCGGAGGCCGCCCTGGAGACATCGCTGGCGAAGTACGAGGAACGTCTCGCCGAGTCGGGGCAGGCCGGCAGCGGCGAGTAG
- a CDS encoding Rieske (2Fe-2S) protein encodes MESESRIVDVEDVPDDSTFLFTVREGFDEKEVLLVRLDGEVAAWRNYCPHWTDVRLDKGSGAEFRDGDIVCTRHGATFESDSGACTHGPCEGAYLEEVDVTIREGAVYLTDDDYEFEGLGPKSDRDLSSGRIGFGGS; translated from the coding sequence ATGGAATCGGAGAGTCGCATCGTCGACGTCGAGGACGTGCCCGACGATTCGACGTTTCTCTTCACCGTCCGCGAGGGGTTCGACGAGAAGGAAGTGCTTCTCGTCCGTCTCGACGGCGAGGTCGCGGCCTGGCGGAACTACTGTCCGCACTGGACCGACGTCCGCCTCGACAAGGGCAGCGGCGCCGAGTTCCGCGACGGCGACATCGTCTGTACGCGCCACGGCGCGACCTTCGAGTCGGACTCCGGCGCGTGCACGCACGGTCCATGCGAGGGGGCGTACCTCGAGGAGGTCGACGTGACGATTCGGGAAGGGGCCGTCTACCTCACCGACGACGACTACGAGTTCGAGGGACTCGGCCCGAAGAGCGACCGCGACCTCTCATCGGGTCGCATCGGCTTCGGCGGCAGCTAG
- a CDS encoding aminotransferase class IV translates to MQYHVDGELLDRENATVSVDDRGFRYGDAAFETCRAYGGEVFAWDRHLRRLRRTCETLGMPGAVPDDLAVRVADTLDANGLADAYVRVSVSRGVQPGKLTPQERVDPTVVVYVDSLPRGGADGEPVWDGPAVVQSVTTRRVPDAALPADAKTHNYLSGILARLELRRAANEDYRPDEALMRDVDGHVAEGATSNLFFVDDGVLKTPAEGSLLPGITREIVVELAESEGFPVETGRYAVDDVREADEAFLTNTTWELRPVESVDGIDVGGGPMTSLLGRLYDERVEERCY, encoded by the coding sequence ATGCAGTACCACGTAGACGGCGAACTCCTCGACCGGGAGAACGCGACCGTCAGCGTCGACGACCGCGGCTTCCGGTACGGGGACGCCGCCTTCGAGACCTGTCGGGCCTACGGCGGCGAGGTGTTCGCGTGGGACCGCCACCTGCGGCGACTCCGGCGGACCTGCGAGACGCTCGGCATGCCGGGGGCGGTGCCCGACGACCTCGCCGTCCGGGTCGCCGACACGCTTGACGCCAACGGCCTCGCCGACGCGTACGTCCGCGTCTCGGTCAGCCGGGGGGTCCAGCCGGGAAAGCTGACGCCCCAAGAGCGCGTCGACCCGACAGTCGTCGTCTACGTCGATTCGCTTCCGCGCGGCGGCGCCGACGGTGAACCGGTATGGGACGGCCCCGCCGTCGTCCAGTCGGTCACGACCCGGCGCGTGCCCGACGCGGCGCTGCCGGCCGACGCGAAGACCCACAACTACCTCAGCGGCATCCTCGCGCGGCTGGAGTTGCGCCGGGCGGCTAACGAGGACTACCGGCCCGACGAGGCGCTGATGCGGGATGTCGACGGCCACGTCGCCGAGGGGGCGACGAGCAACCTCTTCTTCGTCGACGACGGTGTCCTGAAGACGCCCGCGGAGGGGTCGCTCCTGCCGGGCATCACGCGGGAAATCGTCGTCGAACTCGCCGAGTCCGAGGGGTTCCCGGTCGAGACGGGCCGCTACGCCGTCGACGACGTCCGCGAGGCCGACGAGGCGTTCCTGACGAACACGACATGGGAACTCCGGCCGGTCGAGAGCGTGGACGGCATCGACGTCGGCGGCGGGCCGATGACCTCGCTTCTCGGACGACTCTACGACGAGCGGGTCGAGGAGCGCTGTTACTAG
- a CDS encoding anthranilate synthase component II — MTRLLVVDNYDSFVYNLVQYVGTHADVVVRRNDDIDVAGIRDLDPDGIVISPGPGTPAEAGVSMAVFEELSYPTLGVCLGHQALCAANGAGVGHAPSVVHGKPSTVTHDGRGLFEGLPARLEVGRYHSLAVERGDLPAPLVETARTEDEQGVVMGVRHRSKPHVGVQFHPESILTDAGERMIESFCERCSTT, encoded by the coding sequence ATGACCCGCCTGCTCGTCGTCGACAACTACGATTCGTTCGTCTACAACCTCGTCCAGTACGTCGGTACCCACGCCGACGTCGTGGTTCGGCGCAACGACGACATCGACGTCGCCGGGATTCGTGACCTCGACCCCGACGGCATCGTCATCTCGCCCGGTCCCGGAACGCCCGCGGAGGCGGGCGTCTCGATGGCCGTCTTCGAGGAACTCTCCTACCCGACGCTCGGGGTCTGTCTCGGCCACCAGGCGCTGTGTGCCGCCAACGGGGCCGGCGTGGGCCACGCCCCCAGCGTCGTCCACGGGAAGCCCTCGACGGTGACCCACGACGGACGGGGCCTGTTCGAGGGGTTGCCGGCTCGTCTCGAAGTGGGCCGGTACCACTCGCTGGCGGTCGAGCGCGGCGACCTCCCGGCGCCGCTCGTCGAGACGGCCCGGACCGAGGACGAACAGGGCGTCGTGATGGGCGTCCGCCACCGGTCGAAACCCCACGTCGGCGTCCAGTTCCACCCCGAGAGCATCCTCACCGACGCCGGTGAGCGCATGATAGAGAGCTTCTGTGAACGATGCAGTACCACGTAG
- a CDS encoding anthranilate synthase component I family protein gives MRVVTDRAAFRETAADAPPEARVPVELRVRVADPFEAYRRARRGDGNDVFLETTGGQSGWGYFATDAVERVTVSADAASIDGGSPSVDALANALDGEALRRGDCDVPYPCGLFGWLSYDVARELESLPETTDDDRELPRLQLAKYDRVAAWEEPWTAEATLRVTACPRLCDHASVDAAYEWAVGHARNLVARAVAGDRSVGRGATASGRATFTAGTSREVFTDRVRTVKEYVRDGDTFQANVSQRLSAPATVHPVEAYAALRRVNPAPYSALVEFPGVDLVSASPELLLDVEGDRLLTEPIAGTRPRGETPEADDDLETDLLADEKERAEHAMLVDLERNDLGKVSEFGSVDVPEYRRVDRYSEVMHLVSLVEGRRREDCSVADAVAAVFPGGTITGAPKPRTMEIIDEVETTRRGPYTGSVGVFGFDDRATLNIVIRTLVRHGGTYYLRVGAGVVHDSNPDDEFEETLDKGRALVTAIDAALEEHSAFTLEAVER, from the coding sequence ATGCGAGTCGTTACCGACCGGGCGGCCTTCCGCGAGACGGCCGCGGACGCGCCCCCCGAGGCGCGGGTGCCGGTCGAACTCCGCGTCCGCGTCGCCGACCCCTTCGAGGCGTACCGACGCGCCCGTCGCGGCGACGGCAACGATGTCTTCCTCGAGACGACCGGCGGGCAGTCGGGCTGGGGGTACTTCGCCACCGACGCGGTCGAGCGGGTGACCGTCTCCGCCGACGCCGCCTCCATCGATGGCGGGTCGCCGTCCGTCGACGCCCTGGCGAACGCACTCGACGGAGAGGCGCTTCGCCGCGGCGACTGTGACGTGCCGTACCCCTGCGGACTGTTCGGCTGGCTCTCCTACGACGTCGCTCGGGAACTGGAGTCGTTGCCCGAAACGACCGACGACGACCGGGAACTGCCCCGGCTCCAGCTTGCGAAGTACGACCGCGTCGCCGCCTGGGAGGAGCCGTGGACGGCCGAGGCGACCCTGCGGGTGACGGCGTGTCCGCGGCTCTGCGACCACGCGTCGGTCGACGCCGCCTACGAGTGGGCGGTCGGTCACGCCCGCAACCTCGTGGCCCGGGCGGTGGCGGGCGACCGGTCGGTCGGTCGCGGGGCGACCGCCAGCGGTCGGGCCACCTTCACCGCCGGTACCTCCCGCGAGGTGTTCACCGACCGGGTACGGACCGTCAAGGAGTACGTCCGCGACGGCGACACCTTCCAGGCGAACGTCTCCCAGCGGCTCTCCGCCCCGGCGACGGTCCACCCCGTCGAGGCGTACGCCGCGCTCCGACGGGTGAACCCGGCGCCGTACTCGGCGCTCGTCGAGTTCCCTGGTGTCGACCTCGTGAGCGCGAGTCCCGAACTGCTGCTCGACGTCGAGGGCGACCGCCTGCTGACCGAACCCATCGCCGGGACCCGACCGAGGGGCGAGACGCCCGAGGCGGACGACGATCTCGAGACGGACCTGCTGGCCGACGAGAAGGAGCGGGCCGAACACGCGATGCTCGTCGATCTCGAGCGAAACGACCTCGGCAAGGTCAGCGAGTTCGGCTCCGTCGACGTGCCCGAGTACCGCCGGGTCGACCGCTACTCGGAGGTGATGCACCTGGTCAGCCTCGTCGAGGGCCGGCGCCGCGAGGACTGCTCGGTCGCCGACGCCGTCGCGGCCGTCTTCCCCGGCGGCACCATCACCGGCGCGCCCAAGCCCCGGACGATGGAGATAATCGACGAGGTGGAGACGACACGGCGAGGACCGTACACCGGTTCCGTCGGCGTCTTCGGCTTCGACGACCGGGCGACGCTCAACATCGTCATCCGGACGCTCGTCCGGCACGGGGGGACCTACTACCTGCGGGTCGGCGCCGGCGTCGTCCACGACTCGAATCCCGACGACGAGTTCGAGGAGACGCTCGACAAGGGCCGGGCGCTGGTCACCGCCATCGACGCCGCTCTCGAGGAGCACTCGGCGTTCACCCTGGAGGCAGTCGAGCGATGA
- a CDS encoding helix-hairpin-helix domain-containing protein gives MVFKLIRSVLGLESSDSSSGTDVTVERESGEAAAAGTSASASTGSVTDESEDGDGAAEPAEAVGAASTDEDADEPDPDAETPDEAVAAGTSASASTGSLTEEPPEEEAAAEPAEAAGPTSEDTPDAPEDGGDGAVPVEEVSGIGPAYAERLEDAGIETVAQLLAADPEELADSTELSAKRIGRWQDRAAEL, from the coding sequence ATGGTGTTCAAGCTGATCCGATCGGTTCTGGGGCTGGAGAGCTCCGATTCCTCCAGCGGGACCGACGTGACGGTCGAACGGGAATCCGGCGAGGCGGCCGCCGCGGGCACCTCGGCGTCGGCGTCGACCGGTTCGGTGACCGACGAATCGGAGGACGGCGACGGCGCTGCCGAGCCGGCCGAGGCCGTCGGCGCCGCCTCGACGGACGAGGATGCCGACGAACCCGACCCCGACGCCGAAACACCGGACGAGGCCGTCGCGGCGGGCACTTCGGCGTCGGCGTCGACCGGCTCGCTGACCGAGGAACCGCCCGAGGAGGAGGCCGCCGCCGAGCCAGCCGAGGCCGCCGGCCCGACCTCGGAGGACACTCCCGACGCTCCGGAGGACGGCGGTGACGGCGCCGTCCCCGTCGAGGAGGTCAGCGGCATCGGACCGGCCTACGCCGAACGGCTCGAGGACGCCGGCATCGAGACGGTCGCCCAGTTGCTCGCGGCCGACCCCGAGGAACTCGCCGACAGCACGGAGCTGTCCGCGAAGCGAATCGGCCGCTGGCAGGACCGCGCCGCGGAGCTGTAG
- a CDS encoding shikimate dehydrogenase encodes MDVFGLVGNPVEHSVSPPMHEAAYEELDMDARYVTFEPTEERLGLAIEGASALGVRGLNVTIPFKESVLPLVDPDPLAERIGAVNTVDFDGEPTGHNTDAAGVTRAFEYHDVDLSGTAVVVGAGGAGRAAAFALADAGVSVRVANRTVPRAEALAEEVPGADAHGLDALGELLADADLLVNATSVGMESDETPVPADALHGDLAVLDAVYAPLETRLLREAAAAGARTIDGAWMLLFQGVEAFELWTDRTAPVEAMNRALRAAL; translated from the coding sequence ATGGATGTCTTCGGTCTCGTCGGCAATCCGGTCGAACACTCGGTGTCGCCACCGATGCACGAGGCGGCCTACGAGGAACTGGACATGGACGCCCGCTACGTGACGTTCGAGCCGACCGAGGAGCGACTCGGCCTGGCCATCGAGGGCGCCAGCGCCCTCGGCGTCCGCGGGCTGAACGTCACCATCCCGTTCAAGGAGTCGGTCCTCCCGCTCGTCGACCCGGACCCGCTGGCGGAACGGATCGGCGCGGTCAACACGGTCGACTTCGACGGGGAGCCGACGGGCCACAACACCGACGCCGCGGGCGTCACGCGCGCGTTCGAGTATCACGACGTCGACCTGTCGGGGACGGCGGTCGTCGTCGGGGCGGGCGGGGCCGGCCGCGCGGCCGCCTTCGCACTCGCCGACGCCGGGGTGTCCGTCCGGGTCGCCAACCGGACCGTCCCGCGGGCCGAGGCGCTCGCCGAGGAGGTGCCGGGTGCCGACGCCCACGGTCTCGACGCCCTCGGTGAACTGCTCGCCGATGCCGACCTGCTGGTCAACGCCACGAGCGTCGGCATGGAGTCCGACGAAACGCCCGTTCCGGCCGACGCACTCCACGGCGACCTCGCCGTCCTCGATGCGGTGTACGCGCCGCTCGAGACGAGGCTCCTCCGGGAAGCGGCGGCGGCCGGCGCGAGAACCATCGACGGCGCCTGGATGCTGCTGTTCCAGGGGGTCGAGGCCTTCGAGCTGTGGACCGACCGGACGGCGCCCGTTGAGGCGATGAACCGGGCGCTGCGCGCGGCGCTGTAG
- a CDS encoding helix-turn-helix domain-containing protein, whose protein sequence is MSVFGEFRVPTDALVLAETFTAEPALVIDIDRVVATDEEYLTPYFVATGVSNDAFESVAREDDSIGDLQRVHESDGMTMYLAEWRDHVEALAYSYTRDGASILKATGSTDGWLLRMRFDARENIAGFTDHLRERGFSFDLIRLHERSYARPGSKFGLTPKQYETLVTAWEMGYFDLPRDTSMTDVAAKLGISTSSLSDRLRRAQHTLIGDTLRVSVDRNHRK, encoded by the coding sequence ATGAGCGTCTTCGGCGAGTTCCGGGTTCCCACGGACGCGCTGGTGTTGGCCGAGACATTCACCGCGGAGCCGGCGTTAGTTATCGACATCGACCGCGTCGTCGCCACCGACGAGGAGTATCTCACGCCGTACTTCGTGGCCACGGGCGTCTCCAACGACGCCTTCGAGTCGGTTGCCCGGGAGGACGATTCGATCGGCGACCTGCAGCGAGTCCACGAGTCCGACGGCATGACGATGTACCTCGCCGAGTGGCGTGATCACGTCGAGGCGCTCGCCTACAGTTACACGCGCGACGGGGCGTCGATCCTCAAGGCCACGGGCTCCACCGACGGCTGGCTCCTGCGGATGCGGTTCGACGCCCGCGAGAACATCGCGGGCTTCACCGATCACCTCCGAGAACGGGGGTTCTCGTTCGATCTCATCCGGCTCCACGAACGGTCCTACGCCCGCCCTGGGAGCAAGTTCGGCCTCACCCCGAAACAGTACGAGACACTCGTCACCGCCTGGGAGATGGGGTACTTCGACCTTCCACGCGACACGTCGATGACGGACGTCGCTGCGAAACTCGGAATATCGACCTCCTCGCTGTCCGACCGGCTCCGCCGGGCGCAGCATACGCTCATCGGCGATACCCTCCGCGTGTCCGTCGATCGGAACCATCGGAAATGA
- a CDS encoding CPBP family intramembrane glutamic endopeptidase, with the protein MTTVVDRRPVAFAVGTLGFIVALFVGTRLVLSAAVPSLTVDGISLVTNWLLVAVVVGLVAWLGWWGKIRLTAPVDRRALVYLVPLFGFVALPFAFGVAIPDVSLVEGVTLSGWVALLVIVVGSALGAGISEEILYRGVLLRALESKGRVFAALVTAALFALTHVSQVVFGASIGDWLVGVVLMIPMAIGLAAVAFRLGSLWPLIVWHVAADIALPLVPATIGAAATTRFVLAYLGLSLVVGLMGAWLLWQDRRVVDADEHADGSTDPLERTSG; encoded by the coding sequence ATGACAACCGTCGTAGACCGTCGTCCGGTAGCTTTCGCCGTCGGGACCCTCGGGTTCATCGTCGCCCTGTTCGTCGGCACCCGTCTCGTGTTGAGCGCCGCCGTTCCGAGCCTCACGGTCGACGGCATCTCCCTGGTCACGAACTGGCTCCTCGTCGCCGTCGTCGTCGGACTCGTCGCGTGGCTCGGCTGGTGGGGCAAGATCCGCCTGACTGCACCGGTCGACCGCCGTGCGCTCGTGTATCTCGTGCCGCTGTTCGGGTTCGTGGCTCTCCCGTTCGCGTTCGGGGTCGCCATCCCCGACGTTTCGCTCGTCGAGGGAGTGACGCTCTCCGGGTGGGTCGCGTTACTCGTCATCGTCGTCGGGAGTGCCCTGGGAGCCGGTATCAGCGAGGAGATCCTCTACCGAGGGGTACTCCTCCGGGCGCTCGAATCGAAGGGCAGGGTGTTCGCCGCGCTCGTCACGGCCGCTCTCTTCGCACTGACGCACGTCTCGCAGGTCGTCTTCGGCGCGTCGATCGGGGACTGGCTGGTCGGGGTCGTCCTCATGATCCCGATGGCGATCGGTCTCGCGGCCGTCGCGTTCCGACTCGGGAGCCTCTGGCCACTCATCGTCTGGCACGTCGCAGCCGACATCGCCCTTCCGCTGGTGCCCGCCACGATTGGGGCTGCCGCGACGACGCGGTTCGTCCTCGCGTATCTCGGTCTCTCGCTGGTCGTCGGGCTGATGGGCGCCTGGCTCCTCTGGCAGGACCGGCGCGTCGTTGATGCCGATGAACACGCTGACGGCAGCACCGACCCGCTCGAACGGACCTCGGGATAG
- a CDS encoding CPBP family intramembrane glutamic endopeptidase, translating into MSTPTQNQSNVQPTRNDSPRRAVLVALGLLVAAAIPPLALVEGFKLLQRQLGYGGDLAITYIGGGLIASLAVGLLGVAYHRFHPVTVHAPRWLPTVRETGWILGGMVLSIAAAILIGIGGQLVGAVQPTNFITAAAAERPVLVYGLALFAVLFILAPIEEYFYRGIVQGRLRERMGPVPAIGIVSVGFALGHVPSYWIGGSDLLSLGVLVALVNIAAASVILGAIYERTENLVVVILVHGLVNAIGIGLALVAALGA; encoded by the coding sequence ATGTCAACACCTACACAGAATCAGTCGAACGTCCAGCCCACCCGGAACGATAGTCCACGACGGGCGGTCCTCGTCGCTCTGGGGCTGCTTGTCGCCGCGGCGATACCGCCGCTTGCCCTCGTCGAGGGCTTCAAGCTCCTCCAGAGACAGCTCGGGTACGGCGGCGACCTCGCCATCACGTACATCGGAGGCGGCCTCATCGCGTCGCTCGCCGTGGGCCTCCTCGGCGTTGCCTACCACCGCTTCCATCCGGTCACCGTCCACGCGCCGAGGTGGCTCCCGACGGTGCGCGAGACGGGCTGGATACTTGGGGGTATGGTCCTCTCTATCGCGGCCGCGATCCTGATCGGTATCGGCGGCCAACTGGTAGGCGCGGTTCAGCCGACGAACTTCATCACCGCCGCGGCCGCCGAACGCCCCGTCCTGGTGTACGGACTGGCACTGTTCGCCGTCCTGTTCATCCTCGCTCCCATCGAGGAGTACTTCTACCGCGGCATCGTCCAGGGCCGCCTCCGCGAACGGATGGGCCCCGTTCCCGCAATCGGCATCGTCTCGGTCGGGTTCGCACTCGGTCATGTGCCGAGCTACTGGATCGGTGGGTCCGACCTGCTCTCGCTGGGCGTTCTCGTGGCCCTCGTGAACATCGCCGCCGCGTCTGTCATCCTCGGCGCCATCTACGAGCGCACGGAGAACCTCGTCGTGGTCATCCTGGTCCACGGACTGGTCAACGCCATCGGTATCGGGCTGGCACTGGTCGCCGCTCTCGGAGCGTGA
- a CDS encoding D-aminoacyl-tRNA deacylase, translating into MLAVVVSRADSASSHIGDHLLELASWTEHEDETRSDAEGGGTYYRTEGAELRTFEDLHLHLDGAAAAFEDPDLLVFASRHSGETGPLLTAHATGNFGPAEYGGGAGSLARAAPNALRAVRQAFAEHAPEGYDVGIECTHHGPSTVGRPSLFVELGSGEDEWADPEGAEAVARSILDLRGVAPTDYRTVVGFGGGHYAPRFDRVLAETDWRVGHVAADWALEAMGDPREAKAVVGKAFTTSGTEFALVDGDRPRLVEVIEELGFETVSETWLRETTAVPLELVERVEEALSRIDNGLRFGTPAEGYDGEFVAADLPAELLEEATGIDREAVREAVDGRALAYETSEGGTVVAGPVALADDGDRRGIVEALAAVLEAKYDTVEVRDDEVVAARETFDPALAREAGVEEGPAFGRLADGETVEVGGETVDPADVRSARERRFPL; encoded by the coding sequence ATGCTCGCTGTCGTCGTCTCCCGCGCCGATTCTGCCTCCTCCCACATCGGCGACCACCTGCTCGAGTTGGCATCGTGGACGGAACACGAAGACGAAACGAGGAGCGACGCCGAGGGCGGCGGCACCTACTACCGCACCGAGGGCGCGGAACTCCGGACCTTCGAGGACCTCCACCTGCACCTCGATGGGGCCGCCGCGGCCTTCGAGGACCCCGACCTGCTGGTCTTCGCCTCGAGACACTCCGGGGAGACCGGGCCGCTGTTGACCGCCCACGCGACCGGCAACTTCGGGCCGGCCGAGTACGGCGGCGGAGCGGGGTCACTCGCCCGCGCCGCGCCGAACGCGCTGCGAGCGGTCCGACAGGCGTTCGCCGAGCACGCTCCCGAGGGCTACGACGTCGGCATCGAGTGCACCCACCACGGCCCGAGCACCGTCGGCCGCCCGTCGCTTTTCGTCGAGTTGGGCAGCGGCGAAGACGAGTGGGCCGACCCCGAGGGTGCGGAAGCGGTCGCCCGCTCGATTCTGGACCTTCGGGGCGTCGCCCCGACCGACTACCGGACGGTCGTCGGCTTCGGCGGCGGTCACTACGCCCCCCGGTTCGACCGCGTACTCGCCGAGACGGACTGGCGGGTCGGCCACGTCGCCGCCGACTGGGCGCTGGAGGCGATGGGCGACCCCCGGGAGGCGAAGGCAGTCGTCGGAAAGGCCTTCACGACGAGCGGGACCGAGTTCGCCCTCGTCGACGGCGACCGGCCGCGGCTGGTCGAGGTCATCGAGGAACTGGGCTTCGAGACGGTCTCGGAGACGTGGCTCCGGGAGACGACGGCGGTCCCGCTGGAACTGGTCGAGCGGGTCGAAGAGGCGCTGTCGAGAATCGACAACGGCCTCCGTTTCGGGACCCCGGCCGAGGGGTACGACGGCGAGTTCGTGGCCGCCGACCTGCCGGCCGAACTACTGGAGGAGGCGACCGGTATCGACCGCGAGGCGGTCCGCGAGGCCGTCGACGGCCGGGCGCTGGCCTACGAGACAAGCGAGGGCGGGACGGTCGTCGCCGGACCGGTCGCACTCGCGGACGACGGCGACCGACGGGGAATCGTCGAGGCCCTGGCCGCGGTGCTGGAGGCGAAGTACGACACCGTCGAGGTGCGCGACGACGAGGTGGTCGCCGCCCGCGAGACGTTCGACCCCGCGCTGGCCCGCGAGGCCGGCGTCGAGGAGGGACCGGCGTTCGGCCGCCTCGCCGACGGAGAGACCGTCGAGGTCGGCGGCGAGACGGTCGACCCCGCCGACGTCCGGAGCGCGCGCGAGCGTCGCTTCCCGCTCTGA
- the ftsZ gene encoding cell division protein FtsZ translates to MDSIIEDAIDEAEEDGEASAGEPASADSNGASTDVKGSGTMTDDELASVVKDLETNITVVGCGGAGGNTVTRMSEAGIHGAKLVAANTDAQHLANEVDADTKILIGRQRTGGRGAGSVPKIGEEAAQENIDDISQEIDDSDMVFVTAGLGGGTGTGSAPVVAQAAQDAGALTIAIVTIPFTAEGERRRANADAGLERLRAVADTVIVIPNDRLLDYAPNMPLQDAFKICDRVLMRSVKGMTELITKPGLVNVDFADVKTIMENGGVAMIGLGESDSENKAQDSIRSALRSPLLDVEFDGASSALVNVVGGPDMSIDEAEGVVEEIYDRIDPDARIIWGASVDQEFDGKMETMIVVTGVDSPQIYGKSEVEEERAATASGDDIDYVE, encoded by the coding sequence ATGGACTCGATTATCGAGGATGCCATTGACGAAGCCGAAGAGGATGGGGAGGCGTCGGCCGGGGAGCCGGCGTCGGCCGATTCCAACGGTGCGAGCACGGACGTGAAGGGGTCCGGCACGATGACCGACGACGAGCTCGCAAGCGTCGTCAAGGACCTCGAGACGAACATCACGGTCGTCGGCTGCGGTGGCGCCGGCGGCAACACCGTCACCCGGATGTCCGAGGCCGGCATCCACGGCGCGAAGCTGGTCGCCGCCAACACCGACGCCCAGCACCTTGCAAACGAGGTCGATGCCGACACGAAGATCCTCATCGGTCGGCAGCGAACCGGCGGCCGCGGCGCCGGCTCCGTCCCGAAGATCGGCGAAGAGGCCGCCCAGGAGAACATCGACGACATCTCCCAGGAGATAGACGACTCCGACATGGTGTTCGTCACCGCCGGACTCGGCGGCGGCACCGGCACCGGGTCGGCCCCGGTCGTCGCACAGGCCGCCCAGGACGCCGGCGCCCTGACCATCGCCATCGTCACCATCCCGTTCACCGCCGAGGGCGAGCGGCGCCGCGCCAACGCCGACGCCGGCCTCGAGCGGCTCCGGGCCGTCGCCGACACCGTCATCGTGATCCCGAACGACCGGCTCCTCGATTACGCCCCGAACATGCCGCTGCAGGACGCCTTCAAGATCTGTGACCGCGTCCTGATGCGGTCGGTCAAGGGCATGACCGAACTCATCACCAAGCCCGGACTGGTCAACGTCGACTTCGCCGACGTCAAGACCATCATGGAGAACGGCGGCGTCGCCATGATCGGCCTCGGCGAGTCCGACTCCGAGAACAAGGCCCAGGATTCGATCCGGTCGGCGCTGCGGTCGCCGCTGCTCGACGTCGAGTTCGACGGCGCCTCCAGCGCCCTCGTGAACGTCGTCGGCGGTCCCGACATGTCGATCGACGAGGCCGAGGGCGTCGTCGAGGAGATCTACGACCGCATCGACCCCGACGCCCGCATCATCTGGGGCGCCTCCGTCGACCAGGAGTTCGACGGCAAGATGGAGACGATGATCGTCGTCACCGGCGTCGACAGCCCCCAGATTTACGGCAAGAGCGAGGTCGAAGAGGAGCGGGCCGCGACCGCGTCGGGCGACGACATCGACTACGTCGAGTAA